In the genome of Candidatus Electrothrix rattekaaiensis, the window CCATCTTGAACCATGAAGAATCTCCATCAATCTATATTCAAAAAAAATAATATCAGGGTCTTCATAATATTTTTCGACCAGTTTCCTGAGTACATCGGTTCTTTTTTCCAGTGCAAGATCTCTACGATTAAAGAAAAACTGCTCTACAGTATCTCCAACAATAGGAAGACGGTTTAAATATGTCCAATCATAAAAAACACATTTCAAAATGCTTGGATATGTAAAACGCCAAGAACCGATAACTCGTCCTATCTTAAAAGATGCATCACCCGTAAGGTTGAAGGGCACACTTGCGGGGTAATTCTGTTGATCGTGATCATTCCAGTACTTTCCAGAAAAACCTTTATCATTTATCTCTTCGATATACAGTAAATATTCATTTAGTTCGCTTATCAGGCGAATAGTGTAACATTTGACACGTTTTTCTTCCTCGCTCCCCCTTGTGATGCGGTCAGGACACGGTTGGAGGAGTAGTCGTTTTAATACAAATCGTTCAAAGCGACTAATCATGAAAGAAACCTATTGTTACTGTCATCACGCCTCCTGATTAACCATAGCCACCAAAATCCCGATAATCTTCCCCGGATCGGTGATATGATATTCCGGCACATCAATGTATGCGATTCCGTCCTCATACTTCAAAAATTTCCAGGCATTTCCTGTTGTCACAGCACCGTAAACCTTTGCAAGATCCACTACCCCCTCCTGCTCATTAAACAGACGGGAAGCATACATTTCAGCAATACACTGACCCAAGCCCCTGCCAATGTTTTCATTCTTCGCTTCAACAATAGCGACAACCGGTGCGTTCAAATAATACTGTTCCGGCGATTTACTGATAACAAAATCGCAGAATCCGCTCAGATCCCGCTGTTTATCAATATCCATACGCACCCCGGAAAAAAAGCTGACCTGATCATGCAAAATACGCCGTACTTCCAGCAACATATTCGCAATAATCAATTCGGAACGAACCTTTTCCGTTCCAACGGCTAAGGCCAAGGGTACATTATATTTCAGCGTCTCTGTCAGATACGCGCTTATACCGACAGCGGCAATGGAAGAATATAATTCCTGATCTTCCACAACCCTGATGTCAAATGTCTCTTTGACCTTTTTTAGGGTAAAATCACTGTACGGCATTGCATCCTCTCTCTTAACTTGTAATGACGCTTACCAGCTCATCAGCTCCAGCCTGCAAAGAAAACTCTGTCTGCTCTTGATTCTTCATATTCCGCAGAATCCCTTTGCCCTGTTCCAGCTCCTGCTCACCAATAATCAGGGTAAAGCCTGCGTTGATACGCCCGGCCTGTTTCATCTGGGCCTTAAGGCTGCGATTACTGTAATCCATTGCTGCCTGTAGACCAAGTTTACGGAGTTGGTGGACAAGGGGAGAGGCAAACTGGATTGCCTGCTCGCCAAGGGCAGCAACAAAAATATTAGCACCGCTCTGCTCTTCCTGTTCTCCTTTCTGTTGCTGCATCAACAGAACCATTCGTTCCATCCCCATTGCAAAACCAATACCAGGGGTCTTTTTGGGGCCGCCGAGCTGTTGGATCAGCCCGTCATAGCGGCCACCCGCAGCCACGGCAGCCTGGGCACCGAGATCAGTGGTCAAAAACTCAAAGGCGGTACGATTATAATAATCCAGCCCGCGTACCATGAAACGGTTCAAGGTGTAGGTAACACTAAGTCGATCCAGCTGCTCCTGCACCCCAGTAAAATGCTCTTCACAGGCCGAACAAAGATTATCAAGGATAGACGGGGCCTCCAGCACCGTGGCCCGACACCCCTTTTGCTTACAATCCAAAACGCGGAGGGGATTTTTCTCCGTGCGCCGTTTACAATCATCGCACAGCGTCTCACTACGTTCATGGAGATAAGCAATCAATTTTTTACGAAAATCAGGTCGGCACTCCGGGCAGCCAAGGGAGTTGATCTCAAGGCTGACTTCCATGTTCAGCTCATTGAGCAGCATCTGCCCCATAGCCATCAGCTCGGCATCAACCTGCGGCTCCTGGGCCCCGATGATTTCCACATCAACCTGATGAAACTGACGCTGCCGCCCCATCTGTGGGCGTTCATGACGAAACACCGGCCCGATACTAAAAAGTCGCTGTACCGGCTGCTGCACATGAAGACCGTGCTCAACATAGGCACGCAGCAACGAGGCCGTGATCTCCGGTCGCAGAGTGATCCCTTTGTCGACAAAGGTATACATCTCCTTTTCGACAATATCCGTGGCCTCGCCAATGGAGCGGGCAAAGAGCTCGGTTTTTTCCAGAATAGGCAGACGAATCTCCTGCATACCGAAACAACGAAAAATATCGCGAGCTGTTTTCTCGATTTTTTGCCAGCAGATGATTTCATCCGGCAGAATATCTTTTACTCCGTTAATGGCCTTGATTTTCAACGTGTACTCCTCAATTTATCCGTTTCAGGGTGCAATCGGCGCAATCTTTCCTCCCAACTAAAGAAGGAAAGAAAAATTTCAAACTTAATGCATTTACCCTGGAAAAGTCAAGCCGATCTCGTAGGAATATGGTACCCTAGGAAAAATTTTGAATACGGCTTGACGGGGGATACTTGACAAAGCTATCATGGCGTAGCATTATGGATATAATTGCAAACTCTTCCGGCGTCCCTGTCATTTGTATACGGAGAGAATATAATGAAACAAAGAGAATATAATGAAATTACCTGAACTTAAAATCGGTTCTTTCACCGCTCGGATCCCTCTTATCCAGGGGGGAATGTCCATACGGGTATCAACCTCGACACTGGCAATTCCTGTAGCAGCCTGCGGCGGCATAGGCACCATTGGTGGCTCTGGAATTCCGGTTACCGAACTGAAAGAAGATATCCGTAAGGCCAAATCTGCCACTGACGGCATTATTGCGGTAAACATCATGTATGCTATGAAGAATTTTCATGATCTTGTCATGGCATCCATTGAGGCCGGAGTAGATATGATTATAACCGGGGCTGGATTTTCCCGGGATATTTTTAAAATCGGCAAACAATATAATACCCCTATCATCTCAATAGTTTCCTCACCGTCCTTTGCCCGACTGGCTGAAAAACTCGGAGCTGCTGCCATTATTGTCGAGGCAGCTGAAGCTGGCGGGCATCTAGGCACGGACAAGCCTTTGCGGGAAATCTTCCCTACGATCCGTAAAGTGGTTTCCAAGGTTCCCCTCATAGCAGCGGGCGGTGTCACTGACGGCTTTGAAATGGCCGAGATGATGGACGAATACGGTGCAGACGGCATACAAATTGCTTCCCGCTTTGTCCTGAGCGAGGAATGCTCTGTTTCTCAAGAATTTAAAGAAACCTATCTCAAGGCACAAAAAGAAGATATTATCAATGTGACGTCACCGGTGGGCATGACAGGGCGGGCCATCAAAACTGATTTCATCACGCGCATGGAAAAAGGAGAAGATGTTTCTCCGGAAAAATGCAAATTCAAATGCCTGAAAAAATGCAGTTACAAGTACTGCATTAATGATCGCCTTGTTGCTTCTTGCACGGGTGATGTTGATAACGGACTGGTTTTCTGTGGTGCTAATGCCTATAAAATGGAGAAAATCCTGCCGGTCAAGGAAATCTTCAGAGAATTTGTTCGTGATGCGGAATCCGTGTACAAGGAAAACAAAATGCAGCACAAAGAAGGAAACACTGAGAACACCTGACCGCAACGAAACCCCATAGATAGAGCCTTCTTCAACCTCCTGAAACTGTCATTGCCGAGTATACAATCCAGTCTGGGTTGCCCAGAGCAGACTCGTAAGAAAGGCTTCTCGTATCAGAGCGTAAACTCTGTGATAAAGTTATTTGAGACCAGTATGCAACCATGAATGGCACCATAGACAATGATTCGCAACTGACTGAAGAAAAAGAAGAAAGCAGACATATCATTCTTTCACAGAAAGAACATCCCATCCTGGAGAAGGATATTGAATCTGAGGCACTCAAGGTTCTCTATCGTTTACGGGATGCAGGGTACTCGGGGTATCTGGTCGGCGGCGGAGTACGCGACCTCTACCTCGGTAATGAGCCGAAAGATTTTGACATCTCCACCAATGCCCGACCAGGACAATTGCGAAAACTTTTTCGCAACTCCAGGACCATAGGAAGGCGTTTTCGTCTCGTACAGGTCTTTTTCAAGGGGAATAAAATCATCGAAGTCTCCACCCTGCGCTCCCAAAGTGAGTATGACTGCAATGATCCAGACAAGGTACTGCCTGCGAACAATACCTTTGGCACCTTGGAAGAAGATGCCTTCCGTCGCGACCTGACCATCAACTCTCTTTTTTATGAGATTGAAAGCAAAACGCTTATCGATTATGTCGGTGGTGTCCAGGATCTGACAGACGGTATTATCCGCATTGTCGGCGAGCCTGAGCAACGCATTATTCGGGATCCGGTGCGTATGCTCCGGGCAATTCGCCATGCTGCCCGTAATGGCTTCAGTATTGAAGAAAAAACCCTGGCAGCCATCAAAAAACATGCGGACAAACTTGACCTCTGCCCTACCTCTCGGATCAGAGATGAGCTCCTCAAGGATCTGCGCGGCGGCACCAGTAAGGCTTGGGCCGAATTGGCCCTCCGAACAGGTATTTTTGCCACCCTGTTTCCTTTTTATAACGAGCTGTTCAACGACGTAACACAGGGAGAGGCGGTTAAAGGCGAATTACTCGCCATGCTGGGTGCTTTGGACAAAATTTATTGCCAAGGC includes:
- the hisS gene encoding histidine--tRNA ligase, yielding MKIKAINGVKDILPDEIICWQKIEKTARDIFRCFGMQEIRLPILEKTELFARSIGEATDIVEKEMYTFVDKGITLRPEITASLLRAYVEHGLHVQQPVQRLFSIGPVFRHERPQMGRQRQFHQVDVEIIGAQEPQVDAELMAMGQMLLNELNMEVSLEINSLGCPECRPDFRKKLIAYLHERSETLCDDCKRRTEKNPLRVLDCKQKGCRATVLEAPSILDNLCSACEEHFTGVQEQLDRLSVTYTLNRFMVRGLDYYNRTAFEFLTTDLGAQAAVAAGGRYDGLIQQLGGPKKTPGIGFAMGMERMVLLMQQQKGEQEEQSGANIFVAALGEQAIQFASPLVHQLRKLGLQAAMDYSNRSLKAQMKQAGRINAGFTLIIGEQELEQGKGILRNMKNQEQTEFSLQAGADELVSVITS
- a CDS encoding nitronate monooxygenase codes for the protein MKLPELKIGSFTARIPLIQGGMSIRVSTSTLAIPVAACGGIGTIGGSGIPVTELKEDIRKAKSATDGIIAVNIMYAMKNFHDLVMASIEAGVDMIITGAGFSRDIFKIGKQYNTPIISIVSSPSFARLAEKLGAAAIIVEAAEAGGHLGTDKPLREIFPTIRKVVSKVPLIAAGGVTDGFEMAEMMDEYGADGIQIASRFVLSEECSVSQEFKETYLKAQKEDIINVTSPVGMTGRAIKTDFITRMEKGEDVSPEKCKFKCLKKCSYKYCINDRLVASCTGDVDNGLVFCGANAYKMEKILPVKEIFREFVRDAESVYKENKMQHKEGNTENT
- a CDS encoding poly(A) polymerase, with amino-acid sequence MNGTIDNDSQLTEEKEESRHIILSQKEHPILEKDIESEALKVLYRLRDAGYSGYLVGGGVRDLYLGNEPKDFDISTNARPGQLRKLFRNSRTIGRRFRLVQVFFKGNKIIEVSTLRSQSEYDCNDPDKVLPANNTFGTLEEDAFRRDLTINSLFYEIESKTLIDYVGGVQDLTDGIIRIVGEPEQRIIRDPVRMLRAIRHAARNGFSIEEKTLAAIKKHADKLDLCPTSRIRDELLKDLRGGTSKAWAELALRTGIFATLFPFYNELFNDVTQGEAVKGELLAMLGALDKIYCQGKGKGRVFFEDAMLFALLLFPWALRHFDLLNQELKGPVYHRLSKSIRGELDQVFARRLNLKRAIKDNITTLFVNMSSLQKNCKNDTWPAWLRKKSYFPACSRFYALYQDAIAGETLTDIKQFIEEAPKNVTKVQESPAILAGTNTPEIPHRGGRRGGNNPAFSSEKHGVFGLLKG